The nucleotide sequence TTCGACCGCACCAGCGATCACATCACCCAGGCCATCCGCCCCCGGATCGCCGGTGACCGGCAAACCGGAGTTCACGCCGGTGGCAAACAGGTTTTCACCACGTTGTTCCAAACCGGCCGGGTTACCAAAACGAGCCAACTGCAACATCCCCAGGTCGCGGTCGACACCATTCGAGAACACGCCTCGGATCACACCATCTTCACCGATGATAAAGCTGTTGAGGGTACCGGTCCCCGAACCATCCTGTCGCGAAGCGTTGAGGGTAGGTTCGTCCTGGGCCAGGCCCGACAACTGCGTGAAGTCGAGGTCGAACTCCAATGGCGACTGCGAAGGAACGTCGCGACGCTGAATGGTAACCGTGTTGTTATCGCTCCCGACGAAGTTACCATCGCCGTCGAAGTAAATCAGACCGGTACCAACCGCGATCTGGGCTTCACCAATATCGCCGGTGTCCATGGCGGCGTCGTTGTCCGGCGAGTCGGCAAACCAGCGATACACCGTATTGGTACCATCGCGATGTTCCAGCACGGCGGTCACACGGACGTTGACGGGGATACCCAACGTGTCATAAACCACGAAGTCGGAAACCGTGCTTTGGCCGACCGCCTCTTGCACGGTACCAAAGTTGAGGTTCGGGTTCTGAAGCACGCCGCTGTTGTTGTCCAGCGTGAACGACGACAGTTTGATATCGACGCCATTGTCGACACCGTTGTTCGAGACGATTCGGATGCGACCATCCTGGATCGAAAGCCCCTGGGTCAGGTCAGTCGATTCTCCAGGAATGGAGTTCTCGGAACCAGGGATCGGGTTGGCATTGCCATTCACCGATGGCTGAATACCGGTCGATGCCCGAATGAACTCGAGCAGTTCCTGCACGATCGTCGTATCGGTGATCGTGAACGTCTGCTCATCCAGTTTACGTTCGCCCTTGTAGCCAGTGAAACTCAGCTCGCCCACTTCAAAGACGTTCTCGAAATTCAGACCGTCACGTTTGACAACGTCGACCAGCAAGGTATTTGAGTCGATCTTCGGACCATCGAGGTCGATCGTCTTGTTACCGGTGATCGACAAGTCCGAGATTTCGGAGTCGGCTTTGGTGTCGATGTAGTCTTCGCCAGGATCGAGTTCATCGACCAGGTAGAACGACGACGAGTCCGTGGAAAGGTTACGATAGATGCGAACCTTGTCGTAAGCCGGAAAACCACCTTCAGCTGGCGGGGTTGGTGGAATCGGCAAGTTGGAAAGTTCGATACGACCATTCACCACGTTTTGTGGCCCCAGGGCCAGCGATGGTCGGCTTTCTTCTTCACCCGAACGAGCGAAGGTGACCAGGTACGTGTAGTTGCCATTGATGGTCTGGGCATCAAGCTGGTTGGTCGACAGCACCGTCGTTCCATCGTCGACGTAACCACCGGCAGCGGTCGCCATGTCGAGGGTGTCCAACTCGTAGAAGTCCGATCCACCTGGCTGCGTGCGGTAGATACGAACCGAATCGTAGTCGGCACTGGTTGGAATATTATCCAGCAGAATCGAGTAACCGTTGCCATCGGCAGGAGCGCCCGACACGGTCACAGTGTGCGAGTTCGACGGAGCGGTTTCGTTGCCGTCGGAATCAAGGTAAGTGTAGCGGTACTGATACACGTCGCCGCCATCGAGCATACCGTCGACACCGGTTCCACCGATCATCGAAGCGGACAACTGCGTAGCGGTCGGGGCGGCGGCCGTATCTTCAACGGCGGCGCCCATGGCGAACGAGTTCACCAGGTAATAGGTCGCACCGCCGTCATTACTGCGGTACATGTTCAATTGCGAGAACGAACTCGACTGCGGAGGATCGGTGAAGGTCACCGTATTGTCGTTAGCCGAGGCATTACCATCTGCCAACGCGACGGCGTAGTCTGCCGAAGCCAACGTTTCGCCCGACAGCCCGACGTTCGAGAACGTGAAGCGATAGTTGAAGTTACCATCGGGAACGCTACCACCGGCACCTTCAGTCTGCGCATCAGTCGTAGTGGCAACGCCTGGGGTCACGGCAGATGCCGAGGTGGTCGCGGCGATACTAGGCTGCGCGGCGACACCGACCGAAGACGAGGTCGTATCGGGTCGTGGTACGGCCGAGTTACCGAGAATGGCACTTTCAATCACCTGAGCCTGCGTTGCCAGGTCGCCCGTTGCAGTTAACGTACCTTCGAGGTAAACGTTTTCAGTCGCCTTGGCCACGCTCTTGGCACCCAGCGGAATGGTCAGCGGCACCAACTGCGTGCGCTGGATCTGGAAGTTCTCGTCGATACCGAAACCAAGCACGCGTTGACCGGTGATCGTCACCAGTTCGTTCTGCGAGTTCGTCTTGAAGATACCGTTACGGGTATACAGCGTTTCGCCGTTGCCACCTTCGACGATGAAGAAACCGTCTCCCTGGATCGCCAGGTCGGAAGGGCTGTTACTGACTTCGATCGTACCCTGAGTGAAGTTCGGTGTGATTTCGGCAACCTTCGTACCCAGACCGGTCTGACGTGGGTTGGTACCACCGTTGGAAGAAGTCGGCTTCGACCCCAAGCTTTGGGTCTGCAGGAACTGCGTCGCAAACCGAGCTTCCGACGCTTTGAAGCCGACCGTTTGCGAGTTGGCCAGGTTATTGCCGGTAACGTCGATCTGCGTTTCCGCGGCGGTCATCCCCGTCAAAGCGGTCGATAGTGCCGATGCCAGACCCATGGATAAACTCCTTCAAAGATATGATGCGTTCTCCAAATCCTTGGAGAGCGTGGTTGTTTTAGGAAGTGACTTCTTCAGTTTCGTCGCTAGTGGAATCGTCGCTGCTGTCGGTATCGGTTTCATCCGTTCCGGTACCGTTGCCAGTCGAATCCGTTCCATCGACGTCGGTATCGCTGACGTTCGCCGGAAGAATCGTGAAGATGTCGTCCATATTCACGTCAACCGTCTGGTCGCCAGTGTTCACCTTTAAGGTCAACTGACGAGTTCCATCATCATTCGGAGCCAGTTGCACGCTTTGTACCACGCCAAACAAAACGTACCCGTCATCGGTCAGGGCTTGGACTTGTTTGCCAATCAGCCCACTGGCCGTCGAGATGCCTTGGCTCTGCTGCATCGACTCCAACGACTCGCGAAGCTGATCGGTCGCCCCGATCTCACGAATCTGGCTGATTTGCTGCAACATCTCCGAGTTCTCCATCGGATCGAGCGGATCCTGGTTTTGAAGCTCAGTGATCATCAGCTGCAGAAAATGGTCCATCGACAGTTCACGAAGATCTGTCGGTTTCGAAGCACCGCTGCTCGTAGTATTGGTCGACGTACTCGAATCGACTCTTGACATGATTCGCTCACTTCAACATGAAATGCGGACAATATGCGATCTGTTTACTGGTGTCTTGCTGCCAGCGAACATCAAATGGTGATGTTCAAATTTCGACTGTCTCGTTCGGCTTCTTTGTTGACCGTTTCGGTCATCGTCGGAGTTGCTTCTTCGCCATCCGATTTGCCTAACGACGAACCAGTTGGCGTGCGTTGATTTCCTTGCTCGGATGACTGACCGGCCATGTCGGAAGCAGCCCCGTCATGCGACGTCTGCTGCCCCATTAGCTCTACCTCGAACTGCTGCACGTTAATGTTCGACTCGGCTAATCGTTCGCGAAGTTGCGGCAGATTGTCGAGTAACACCTGGCGAGTCGAAGTGTTCTCGGCCTCGATCTTGGCGATCATGTTCCCATCTTCAACCTTGATCTCGACCTTGAGTTGCCCCAATTCGGAAGGGTTCAAGCGGATCTTGATCGACTGGCCTGGCGGAGTCGATTCAACGGCTCGGGCAACTCGGTTTATCAAACGAATTTGCTGACGCGAATCGAGCTGCGTTGAAGGCTTTCCTTCGGTGGTCTTTTGCAGCGTTCCACGTTGCATCCCGCGTTGCAGCAGCGAGGCGATGTTGTTCACGCCACCGTTGGTATTGGACGTGCTGCCGCCTGGCGTCGTTGTTGTTCGCGCCGCGGCGGAAGCTGCCGCTGCTGCGGCAACCGCTTCGCTTGCTTCACTGCTGGCGGCGATGTTCGAAGTGGTTTCGGCGGAGACCTCTGCTGGTGCCTTCGCTGCGTCAACTTTCGCATCCGGCTTGTCGGTTCGGCGTTGCACCGAACGGGACTCGTTGTCGCGTGACGAATCGTGTCCGCTCGCTTCTTCACCCGAAGTGGTTTCGATCTCAGGCGCGCTGGCATCCTCGGTTTGCTCCGCGGTTAGCTCTTCGCCGTTGGTTTCGTCTGCACTGGCCACGGTCTCGTGATCAGCCTGCGATTCGTCGGTCGCGGCGACTTCAGTGGTAATCTGTTCAGCCTGTTGGGCTGCTTCGGCCTGATCCTTGCCATCACTCTTCTGAGCAACCGCATTGGCATCGGTTCCCAGATTTTCCTGATCCGCGTCTGTCGCTGATTCCTCGATCGGACTGGTATCGAGCGGCTGGTCGGTATCGATGTTGCCGGCGTTGGCCTGTGATGTCTTCTGTTGGTTGACTTCGACCGCCCCGCCCTGCTCTGCGGCGACTTCTGATTCGTCTCCCTCGGTAGTGGCCACGATTTCTGGCGTGGCGAGAGTCTGTTCTTGTTGACTAGCAGCGGCCGTTTCGAGCGCGGCTTGATCAGGGTTGTCGGTATCTTCTTCGTTGGAACCCTTCTCCGAAAGTTCCGCCACGGCAGCGACATCTTCCGCATCGATCGAGTCATCCGCTCGCTGACTGCTGTCAGACACATCGTTCCGAGCCGCTTCAACCGGAACGGCACTCGCCGCTTCTTCGTAGTGATCGTCGTGCAGACTGGGATCGTCGGTAACCGCCGTGTAGGGTTCGTCGGCGACACTGGTTTTACCGCTGGCGGGCGCGGCTGGGTCGAAAATGTTCTTCCCTTTCCCCGACAGCGACTGCGAGGTCTTCATGATTAAGTCGAAGAAGGCCATCGGATCCGCAGCCGAAGCTTGCTGATTGCGCGAATTCCCCGCCCAGTTGGAGGTGGAATTGATCGAACTCGATGATGAGGTTTCCATCTGCTTCCTCGTTATTTGGACGGCGGCGCGAACTGCTGAAGCTGATCGCGAGCGTCTCCCAAAATGTCCGTATCCGGCATGCCCCGGCGAATCTCGTCTAGAATATCGGCCAGCTTCTGCTGTTCTTCCTCGCTACGGAACTCGCCCATAATTTTCTTACGCTTGTCGGTCGACATCGCTTTGACGATCTTCACCACGTCGGTCATCGCCTTGTCGTCCCGCTCGAGCATCATCAGAATTTGTTCTTTCGCCTGGCGTGGATCTAATGCTTCCAGCGTCCGCTGCACTTCCACGATAGCTTCATCCAGCACACCATCTTCCAGGGCTTTCAGACGCTGATCGAAACCTTGCTTTAACTGGTCGTAACGCCGACGTTCTTCCATCAGGCTCGATTGCATGTTCCGCAGGTTCTCGATCCCGGTATCCAGTGCTTGCAGGCGAAAGTCGAGTGCCAGATGTCGCTGGGCACGCTCGTCGATAATCTGCTGCATGTCCGGCTCTTCGTTGTCTTCTTCCGGCTCGTCCTCTTTCTGGATTTCTTCCCGGATCGCATCTTCGTCGATGCCATAGACGATCGCCATCAGCGAGTAGAAACGCTCTTTGGTGAACGTCCCGGAGTTGGCGAACATCGCCACGCAGATTACCTGCGCCAGGACGGTCGCTACGCAGAGGTAGGCAATAAATGCTCCTGCCATACGTACCAAAGCCACGTCTAGTCTCCTTTACGCCGAAAACCGCCCAGGGCGATTTCGTCCATTTGTTTTGCTTCCAGAGCGAGCTCCCACTGTTGGTGCTGCTCGTGCTTCTGTTCCTTCAATCGTTCCAGGGTGCGGACTTCGTGGTCGGCGTCGATCAATGCTTGACGACGTTGTTGAATGTGCGGCTGCAACTGCTGCATCAAATTCAACTTCTCTTGCCGCAGGGCTTTCAAAAATACGAACTCGCTTTGCGATGCCGCGATCAGGTCGACGTTCAAGGTTCCCTTTTGTGAAACTGATCGAACGTATGTGTTGTGCTCTTCCATCTCGCGTTCGATGTCGGCCTGGTGCTGTTTCAGTTGATCTTCCGCTCGCAGCACCTCGGCCAGGTCGGCACGACATTGATCGCGCGCGGCCATCTTCAGCCGGAGGTAGGTCTCGAGTCGGAAGCGAAACTTGGCCATTCAGGTTCTCTGAGCTACTTGGAGTTAACTCGGGCGCCGCCCAGGTTGGGCTGCGGTGCGCTGCATTTACGAACCAGGGCCAGCAACTGCTGCTGGGCTGATTCGACACTGGCTTGTTCGTCCACCCGCTGTCGCAGGAAACGATCAATCTCGTCCTTCAATCGAATCGCCATATCGATCCGAGGATTCGCTCCCTGGCGGTAGGCTCCGATGTTGATCAGGTCTTCATTTTCGGCATAGGTCGCCATCAAATCGCGAATCACCAGCGCGCCGGTGCGAACTTCGTCGCTAACCAGGTCGTTCATCAAACGGCTGATGCTCTGCATGATGTCGATCGCCGGATAGTGCCCTTTGCCAGCCAACTTTCGGGAAAGCACGATGTGGCCATCCAGGAGCCCTCGCACCGTATCGGCGACCGGTTCGTTGGTATCGTCCCCTTCGACCAGCACGGTATAAAAGGCAGTGATACTCCCCTGTGCCGTGCGTCCGGTTCGTTCGACCAGGCGCGGCAGTAAGGCAAACATCGACGGCGGATAGCCCTTCGTCGTTGGCGGCTCGCCGGCGGCCAAACCGATCTCTCGTTGAGCCATTGCGAAGCGGGTCACGCTGTCCATCAGGAACAACACATTCTTGCCACACGAGCGGAAGTATTCGGCAATGGTCGTCGCGGTTAATGCGGCCTGCATTCGCTGAATGGCAGGCTGATCGCTGGTCGCCACAACGACCACGCTACGAGCCATCCCTTCAGGACCGAGGTCGCGTTCGATGAAGTCGTTCACTTCACGACCACGTTCACCGATCAAGGCAATCACGTTCACATCGGCCGACGTGTAACGGGCCATCATCCCCAGCGTGACGCTCTTACCGACGCCACTACCAGCGAAGATCCCCACACGCTGACCGAGACCGCACGTCAGCATGCCGTCGATGGCACGCACGCCCGTCGAGATCGTTTGATCAATTCGCGGACGATTGACCGCATTCGGTGGATCGCGATCGAGTCCCAGCCGGTCGACAGCGATCGGCGGTGGAAGGTGATCGAGGCACTTGCCGTGGGCATCGACAATTCGCCCCAGCAGTTGATCCCCCACGCCGACCGTGCGGAACGATTTTCGCAAACGCACGATGTTGCCGCGGCGAATCCCCTGCACTCCGGTCAACGGATAGACCAGGGTGTGTTCTCCCTTAAACCCAATCACTTCGGCAGGAATCGCCGGCCCGACCTGGCGTTCGATTTCGACGACCGCACCAATCGGCACCGGAAAACCGGCTACGGCGGTGGTGGTCCCGAAGGTCTCGACAACACTTCCGGTCACCGATGTCGGCATAACCTGGGCCAGGCGACTTTTCAGGGAAGCAATCACGCGGCACCTCCCAGTTCTTCGGCAATGCGGCTGAGTTGGGTTTCAATGCGATTATCGATCGAACCAAACTTGGTTTCGACAATGCAACCACCACGGGTGATTGAGCTGTCGGCGATGATTTGTGCCGGAGCCAGCTTCTTCAGTTCATCGCACAACATCGCTTCGCCACTTTGCATGCTGCTGAGATCTTGTGGGTTGAGTCGCACATGGATCTCGCCACAGCCAGAGGCAAGTTGCAACGATTCACGAACAAGCGTGGCCGAGACTTGCGGATCGGCGGCAACTTCCCGGCGAATGATCTTTTCCGCGATCGCGACAGCAACCTGTAAGCCGACTTGCTCCCATTGGTTCAGCCAGGCCTGACGGGCGGTCGTCAGCTCTTGGACTAACGTTCGCAACGCTGGAAGCAGCGTCGCGGCTTGTTGATCGACTTCTACCTTCATCGACTGGCGAGCCTTTTCTTCGGCTGCCTGACGACCTTGTTGTTCGGCCTGGGCCCGGATCTGCTTGGCTTGTTCCTGGGCTTGCTTGACCAGCTCGGCCGCTTTCAGCTTGACGCTGTTCAGATCGTTTTGAGCCTTGCTGCTGACATCGTCGAGATTGAACGCGACGGTCGCCATCAGGTTGGGTTCGTTTTGCAGGTTGCCAGATTTGATCACTGCCATGGGTGCTTCTCCTTATGCGGCGGCCTGAAGTTGACCAGCCGCGCGGGCCAGCGTGGGCGTCAGGGTCGAATCTGCCGCAAGGCACATCTGACGCTTGGCATGATCGATGTCCGAGAGCAACACCGGCTGCATCTCGCGAATCTTGCGTTCCAGCAACTTTACATCGCCAGCACCAAGACCACGCGAGATTCGTTTCATCACCGCTGGTGAAGCCCCGCAAAGTGCGAGCAAAACGACCTTCGGTCCGGTCTGATGCAGCACGCGAGCCAGCGAAGCATCGTCAAGCATTGCGAACTTCTCGAACGGGAACTTCGGCTGCGGAAGCTCGCGAGCCGTTGCTTCGATCTTGGCGACCGGTGCCTTCTTCGGTTCCGGCGTCTTCGGCTCGGGCTTCTTCACTTCGATCGGAGCCGTGGCGGCAAATGGCTGTGCCTTGGGTTCGACCTTGGGCTGCGGCATGGGCACGACGGCGGGCGTTGGCTGGACAATCACCGAGGCTGCGTTGGCAGTCTGCTGGAAAGTTTCCAGGTCGCCAGGAATCTGCGAACCGCGACTTCTTAGTTCGGCGAGAAGCTGCTCGGCCTGGTCGTTGGAAGATGCCTTCAAGATTGCCTGGGCGGCAGCCATTCCGAGTCGACGTCGCTCGAAGGCGAGTGTTTGACGCGAAACAATTTGCTTGATGCGGGCTTCAACATCCGCCACGATCTCTTGCGATGGCTCGTCGAGCATGGTGATGCGGTGGACCACTTCGGCCTGGAGGCGAGCTGGCAGCTGTCGCAAGATTTCCGAGGCTCGCTCTGGCTGGAGGTAGCTCATGACCATAGCGGTCACTTGCGGGTGTTCTTGCTCGAAGAACGGGGCCAGCATCTCGCTGGGGGCGTCGTTCAAGAAAGCGAACGGCGGAGGCGTTGGCACCGATGAAGGCTGTGGTGCGGCGACCGGTGCTTCAGGCTGCTGGTAGGTGAATTCCATCTCGACGCCAGGATCTTCCATGGCAACCTGTCGACCGGAGTTCCGCAGAAACTCGTCGAGGACGGTTTGGCGTTCTTCGTCCGAAACGTTTTCGAGTTCGATCGACATCCAGCGAATTTGCGAGGCCACCTCTTCCGGCATGCTGTCGAGCAGCTTGTCGGCCGAGACTTCATCGAGACTGGCGATCACGATGGCGGCTTTGCGGATGGTTTCAGGCGATGTGTTCATGGCTTGTTGATCTGTTGTGGCTTAACCGCTAGTTGGTGCTTCCGATCCAGTTCTGCAGAATTCCCAGGGCCGTGTCAGGATCTTCGCGAACCATTTCGGCCAGTTCGTTCTTCAGGTTAGGACCACCACCCTGATTGAATCGTTTCTTGAGTAGCCCCTGCATCGAGCTCTCGGACTCTTCGTTCGGCTTCGCCTCTTTTTTGGCTTGGGCGTTCGCTGGATCTTCCAGCTTGAAGGCTTGCGCTGACTCGGGCGCAGGAGCACCGCCGGCCAACATACTGCGAAGCATCATCAAACCGAAAATGGCAAACCCGATGGTTGCGAGTGTTTGCCAGTTGGTCGCCAACCAGGCCATTGCCGTGTCGGCAATCGCAGGCTCTTCCGTCGCGGTCTCGGGAAGTTGGGGAGCGGTCATCACGTAGACCTGCGGATAAGGATCTTCTCCCTGGGCTTGTTCCGGCAGCAAAGTCACGACGGTGGTTTCGACCGCCTTCTTGGTTTCATCTTCGATCTTTTTCAGTTCGCCTGGATCGGGGGTCTTGGCCGGCTGACCAGCAGGCGTTGGATTGCGGGAATGCCAGACATCGGCGTAATACTGGCTTGGGATGCTTACCGAAACGGTCACCCGTTTCGGAGTCAACGAAGCGAGTTGCTTCTGCATGTAATCCTGGTTCGTCACAGCAAGCGTTTCTTCGCGATTCGATTCAGAAGTTTGCTCTGACATGGGCGTCTGGCTGACGGCCGCTTGCTGATTGGGCTGCTGCGCTTCGAGCCCAGGACGACCTGCATTGATTGGCGTCCGTTTGATGTCCGACGTTTTCTCAGCCTTAGAGGCCAGTGGCGTCGGACGTGGATCGTACTTGATTCCCTTTTCAATGCGGTTCATCTCGGGATCGAGTTCAACGTTGACCGTCACGTTGTTACCGTTGATGAAACGGAGGGCGTTCTGGATGGTGTCGGTCCAGTGCTGCTCGAACCATTGCTTACGAGCCGCGTAGGGATCGTCGTTGACCGAGGCCAGGTCGTTGTCCAAGCCGCTGTAAGTCCGACGGGAATTCAGATCGGTCACCGAAACATGCTCTGCTTTGAGCCCAGCGATCGAGTGAGCGACGTAGTTTTGAATGCTTTTAACGGTCTTAGGATCGATATCATCGGAGCCGGAAGGACGCACGACGACGGAAGCTGTGTAAACCTTCACACGCGGAAAGCCACCTTTGTCTTCGATGTCGTACTGAACCGAGGCGTACTCGATGCCGCGCATGTTCCGTAGAACGAGAGCCATCTCCTTTTCGCGAGCGACCTTCTGCCGATCCGAGCGATGCTTCTCTGATTCAAATGGGCTCGCTTCGCCGATTGCCTTTTCGACACTGTCGTGAAAATCTGGCGGGATAGCGTTGTTCTTGACCAGCGCCGCGATGTAGTCGACACGGCGACTGCGGGGGACGTAGATCTGGCTACCGATCACTTCGTAGTCGTCGAGTGTCTCGGCAGCGAAGGCGGCCAGAATGGCTTTTTGATCGGCCGGGGCGATCGGGGCGCCAGACAGGATCGGGACATCCTTCTGGAACATCTCGCTTTGAAACAGAAAGGCGACGCTCGTAACAATAGCCACGACCAACAGGCCTGCGATGATCCGGGAACCGGGTGTCATCGAGACGAAGAGGTCTTTAACTTGCTCGAACGCTTTGTTCAAAAAGTCCATCCTTGGACCCTTCAAGCTGCGAAAATGTTCGTTAGTTGGTAAGGTTTGCCATCATCGACTCCTTCGATGGATGGCCGCTGGCGGTCGCTCGATCCGTGAGCTTAACCGTTTTGTCGCTAAACGCGAATGTCTTTCACTTCCGCATAGGCCTGCATCATTTTGTTGCGGACCTGCATCATCAATTTGAACGACATGTCGGCTTTCTGCACGGCGGTCAAAACTTCGGCCGGATTGACATCGCCGCCGGTGAACAAGGACTCGACCGCTCGGTCGGCGTCCTGTTGCATCTGGTTGACTTCCTGAATTCCTTCGAGAAGGAACTTACCAAACGATCCCGACGCTTCGTCCGCTTTGCCAGGCAAAACGTTCGGCGTGGTGGGGATGTTCAGTTGCTGTTGGATTGCGTTAATGGATGCCATCGGGGGAGATCACCATTGTTACGCCAAAATGCGAAGCGTTTGATTCGTCATGTTCTTGGTCATTTCGAGCACGCCGACGTTCGATTCGTAGGCCCGGGTCGCTTCCAGGGCATCGACAAATTGCTCGGTCATATCGACGTTCGGATACTCGACGTATCCCTTCCACTTGCCATCCTTGATTGCCAGAGGATGGTCTGGCTGCCAACGTCGCTTCGGATCGACGTTGTCTTCACGCACTTCGGCAACCTTCACGCCGGCGGCACCACTGGTGGTGGCCAACTCGTGATCGGTTTCCAAAATCACATGTTTCGCTTTGTAAGGACCAATGCGTCCATTGGCGTCACGCAGCGACGACATATTGGCAATGTTTTGCGAAATCGTGGTCAGGCGTTCGCGCTGGGCGACCAGGCCACTCGTGCTGATATCCAAGGCGGAGATCATCGATACGTCCTTTCCTGACTAAATAAAATCCGGGGGGGATTAAAGTCGTTCGCTGATGGCAACATTCAACAGACGAAACTGGTTTTCCATAATGGTAAGAGCCATGTTGTGCATCTGCTGATTCTTCGTCAGCTCGGCAACCTGCTTTTCGATGTCGAGATTGCTCTCGTCATGAAACAGGATTCCGTTGAGTGATTCTCGCACTTCTCGCATTGGGTCACCTTGCTTGGTGCTGACCAACCCGGACGGAAGCGACTCGTTCGGTTGATTCTTCTGCTCGATCGCCTCGGCCAAAACTTCGTGGAAGCGATCGACGTTCAAGTCGCGGCCCTTGTAACCAGGCACACGCTGATTGGCGATGTTCGTGGCCAGAATGGAATGTCGCTTCTGCGCGAAGTTCACGACCTGTTCGAGAACAGGGACGGTGTTCGCATTGAGAATCGAAGATTCCATCGTGGGCTTCCTTAAGTTAGGCGACCGACGTATTGCAAAGGGTGTGCCGAGGTTGATGCTTGCATGAAATTCGTTTGCCAGCGACCCGCAAACTTTGCCATGTCCGGCAAATCTTGCGGCAAGCCACTTTCCCGGCAACTTTTACCCTTTCGGCGACCGGCAAATGTTGCCGATACGTTTCCGGAAAG is from Bremerella sp. JC817 and encodes:
- the flgB gene encoding flagellar basal body rod protein FlgB; the encoded protein is MESSILNANTVPVLEQVVNFAQKRHSILATNIANQRVPGYKGRDLNVDRFHEVLAEAIEQKNQPNESLPSGLVSTKQGDPMREVRESLNGILFHDESNLDIEKQVAELTKNQQMHNMALTIMENQFRLLNVAISERL
- the flgC gene encoding flagellar basal body rod protein FlgC encodes the protein MISALDISTSGLVAQRERLTTISQNIANMSSLRDANGRIGPYKAKHVILETDHELATTSGAAGVKVAEVREDNVDPKRRWQPDHPLAIKDGKWKGYVEYPNVDMTEQFVDALEATRAYESNVGVLEMTKNMTNQTLRILA
- the fliE gene encoding flagellar hook-basal body complex protein FliE; amino-acid sequence: MASINAIQQQLNIPTTPNVLPGKADEASGSFGKFLLEGIQEVNQMQQDADRAVESLFTGGDVNPAEVLTAVQKADMSFKLMMQVRNKMMQAYAEVKDIRV